The following proteins are co-located in the Phocoena phocoena chromosome 1, mPhoPho1.1, whole genome shotgun sequence genome:
- the MRPL9 gene encoding large ribosomal subunit protein bL9m, protein MAAAPGRALLRAGTERLVRGGVWELLRPRLEGGTSGSERDFSLSHSWGTVIVERWWKVPLAGEGRKPRLHRRHRVYKLAEDTKHRPKDNLELILTQSVEELGVRGDLVSVKKSVGRNRLLPQGLAVYASPENRKLFEEEKLLRQEGKLEKIQTKAGETTVKFLRRCHLQVGMKNNVKWELNPEIVARHFLRNLGVVVAPHALKLPEEPITQRGEYWCEVTVNGLDTVRVPMSVVNFERPKTKRYKYWLAQQAASSTGSQTI, encoded by the exons ATGGCGGCGGCCCCGGGTAGAGCTCTGCTGCGGGCGGGCACTGAGCGGCTGGTGCGAGGAGGGGTATGGGAGCTCCTCCGGCCGCGACTTGAAGGGGGCACCTCCGGCTCGGAGCGCGACTTCAGCCTGTCTCACAGTTGG GGCACGGTCATTGTGGAGCGCTGGTGGAAGGTGCCGCTAGCGGGAGAGGGCCGGAAGCCGCGCCTGCACCGGCGGCACCGCGTCTACAAGCTGGCGGAGGACACGAAACACCGGCCCAAAGACAACCTGGAGCTCATCCTCACGCAGTCGGTGGAGG AACTTGGAGTCCGAGGTGACCTGGTCTCAGTGAAAAAATCTGTAGGCCGTAATCGACTACTTCCTCAAGGACTGGCTGTATATGCATCTCCTGAAAACAGGAAGCTGTTTGAAGAGGAGAAATTG ctgagacaggaaggaaaattAGAGAAGATTCAGACCAAGGCAGGTGAGACG ACAGTGAAATTTCTGAGAAGATGTCACCTGCAGGTAGGGATGAAGAACAATGTCAAATGGGAGCTAAACCCTGAAATAGTTGCCCGCCACTTCCTCAGAAAT CTTGGTGTTGTGGTTGCCCCACATGCATTAAAGTTACCAGAAGAGCCTATCACACAGAGGGGCGagtactggtgtgaggtgacg GTAAATGGGCTTGACACTGTGAGGGTACCTATGTCTGTGGTGAACTTTGAGAGGCCCAAGACCAAAAGATATAAGTACTGGTTAGCCCAGCAAGCTGCCAGCTCCACAGGCTCCCAGACCATCTGA
- the OAZ3 gene encoding LOW QUALITY PROTEIN: ornithine decarboxylase antizyme 3 (The sequence of the model RefSeq protein was modified relative to this genomic sequence to represent the inferred CDS: deleted 1 base in 1 codon), translating to MTVPWRPGERGITYKEQEDLTLRPCCCLQCSVAVFSAPESLVGLHRGRSSEQGDQDQLKELYSAGNLTVLATDPLLHQNPVQLDFHFRLTPQTSAHWHGLLCDHRLFLDIPYRALDQGSRESLTAILEYVEEKTNVDSVLVNFQNNRNDRGALLRAFSYMGFEVVRPDHPALPPWNNVIFMVYPLERDLGHLPSETP from the exons ATGACCGTGCCCTGGCGGCCGGGGGAGCGAGG CATCACTTATAAGGAACAGGAGGACTTGACACTCCGACCCTGTTGCTGTCTTCAGTGCTCC GTTGCTGTCTTCAGTGCTCCTGAGTCCCTAGTAGGCCTTCACAGGGGCAGAAGCAGCGAGCAGGGTGATCAAGACCAGCTTAAAGAACTGTATTCG GCTGGGAACCTGACGGTGCTGGCTACTGACCCCCTGCTTCACCAGAACCCGGTGCAGTTAGACTTCCACTTCCGCCTCACCCCCCAGACCTCTGCCCATTGGCACGGCCTTCTTTGTGACCACAGACTCTTCCTAGATATCCCATACCGGGCCTTGGATCAAGGCAGCCGGGAAAG TTTGACTGCAATACTGGAGTATGTGGAGGAGAAGACCAATGTGGATTCTGTGCTTGTAAACTTCCAAAACAACCGGAATGACAGAG GTGCCCTGCTACGGGCCTTCAGCTACATGGGCTTTGAAGTGGTCAGACCAGATCACCCGGCCCTTCCTCCCTGGAACAATGTCATCTTTATGGTGTATCCCCTTGAAAGGGACCTAGGCCACCTGCCCAGTGAAACTCCCTGA
- the TDRKH gene encoding tudor and KH domain-containing protein isoform X1, producing MSTERTSWTSLSTIQKIALGLGIPASAVVAYILYRRYRESREERLTFVGEDDIEIEMRVPQEAVKLIIGRQGANIKQLRKQTGARIDVDTEDVGDERVLLISGFPVQVCKAKAAIHQILTESTPVSEQLSVPQRSVGRIIGRGGETIRSICKASGAKINCDKESEGTLLLSRLIKISGTQKEVAAAKHLILEKVSEDEELRKRIAHSAETRVPRKQPISVRREEVTEPAGAGKPALWKNTGTSLEQAAPLAVPPHKGGGDTSVVGPEERSCRKPNDDNLQKFGAQTSPETSMFEIPSPDFSFHADEFLEVYVSASEHPNHFWIQIVGSRSLQLDKLVREMTQHYENSLPEDLTVHVGDIVAAPLPTNGSWYRARVLGTLENGNLDLYFVDFGDNGYCPLRDLRVLRSDFLSLPFQAIECSLARIAPSGEQWEEEALDEFDRLTHCAGWKPLVAKISSYVQSGISTWPKIHLYDTSDGKKLDIGLELVRKGYAVELPEDMEENRAVPVTLHNVATETDVSLRSTVTETKKSPGEMAHTLSCLSLLEAASVSGDDNLEDDYVV from the exons ATGTCCACTGAACGGACTTCTTGGACAAGTTTGTCCACTATTCAGAAAATAGCACTGGGCCTCGGGATCCCAGCCAGTGCAGTGGTTGCCTATATCCTATACCGCAGATATAGGGAAAGCAGAG AAGAGCGGCTGACGTTTGTTGGGGAGGATGACATCGAGATAGAGATGCGAGTCCCCCAGGAGGCTGTGAAGCTCATCATTGGCCGGCAAGGAGCCAATATTAAACAG CTACGAAAACAGACAGGTGCTCGGATCGATGTGGACACAGAGGATGTAGGAGATGAGCGGGTGCTGCTTATCAGTGGTTTTCCTGTTCAGGTGTGCAAGGCCAAAGCAGCAATTCATCAGATCCTGACTGAGAGTACCCCAGTGTCTGAGCAGCTCTCAGTTCCCCAGAGATCTGTGGGCAGAATCATAG GGAGAGGCGGCGAGACAATTCGTTCTATCTGTAAGGCCTCGGGAGCCAAAATAAACTGTGACAAAGAATCAGAGGGGACATTGCTACTATCAAGACTTATAAAAATCTCAGGAACACAGAAGGAGGTGGCAGCAGCTAAG CATTTGATACTGGAGAAAGTTTCAGAAGATGAAGAACTTAGGAAGAGAATTGCTCATTCTGCAGAAACCAGAGTCCCACGGAAGCAGCCAATCAGCGTAAGAAGAGAGGAAGTGACAGAGCCAGCTGGGGCTGGAAAGCCAGCTTTATGGAAAAACACTGGCACTAGCTTGGAGCAGGCTGCACCTCTGGCAGTTCCTCCCCACAAAGGAGGTGGCGACACGTCTGTTGTAGGACCAGAAGAGCGTTCCTGCAGGAAACCTAATGATGACAACCTTCAGAAGTTTGGAGCCCAGACCAGTCCAGAGACATCCATGTTTGAAA TCCCCAGTCCAGACTTCAGTTTCCATGCTGATGAATTCCTAGAAGTCTATGTCTCTGCCTCTGAACATCCTAACCACTTCTGGATCCAAATCGTTGGCTCCCGCAGCCTGCAACTGGATAAGCTTGTCAGGGAGATGACCCAGCACTATGAAAACAGTCTG CCTGAAGACTTGACTGTGCATGTAGGAGACATTGTCGCAGCACCTTTACCTACAAATGGTTCATGGTATCGAGCCCGGGTCCTTGGCACCTTGGAGAATGGGAACCTGGACCTCTACTTCGTTGACTTTGGAGATAATGGATATTGTCCACTGAGAGACCTCAGGGTGCTCAG gaGTGACTTCCTAAGCCTTCCATTTCAAGCAATAGAGTGTAGTCTGGCACGGATAGCCCCCTCAG GTGAACAATGGGAAGAGGAAGCTTTGGATGAGTTTGACAGACTCACTCACTGTGCTGGGTGGAAGCCCCTGGTGGCCAAGATCTCTAGCTACGTCCAGTCTGGGATCTCAACTTGGCCCAAGATCCACTTATACGACACTAGCGATGGGAAG AAACTTGATATTGGGTTAGAATTAGTTCGTAAAGGATACGCAGTTGAGCTTCCTGAAGACATGGAAGAAAACAGAGCCGTCCCAGTAACGTTGCACAATGTG GCCACAGAAACAGATGTCTCTCTCCGCAGCACGGTCACTGAGACCAAGAAGAGCCCTGGAGAGATGGCACATACCCTGTCCTGCCTCAGTTTATTAG AAGCTGCCTCTGTGTCTGGTGATGATAACCTTGAAGATGACTACGTAGTCTGA
- the TDRKH gene encoding tudor and KH domain-containing protein isoform X2 — MSTERTSWTSLSTIQKIALGLGIPASAVVAYILYRRYRESREERLTFVGEDDIEIEMRVPQEAVKLIIGRQGANIKQLRKQTGARIDVDTEDVGDERVLLISGFPVQASGAKINCDKESEGTLLLSRLIKISGTQKEVAAAKHLILEKVSEDEELRKRIAHSAETRVPRKQPISVRREEVTEPAGAGKPALWKNTGTSLEQAAPLAVPPHKGGGDTSVVGPEERSCRKPNDDNLQKFGAQTSPETSMFEIPSPDFSFHADEFLEVYVSASEHPNHFWIQIVGSRSLQLDKLVREMTQHYENSLPEDLTVHVGDIVAAPLPTNGSWYRARVLGTLENGNLDLYFVDFGDNGYCPLRDLRVLRSDFLSLPFQAIECSLARIAPSGEQWEEEALDEFDRLTHCAGWKPLVAKISSYVQSGISTWPKIHLYDTSDGKKLDIGLELVRKGYAVELPEDMEENRAVPVTLHNVATETDVSLRSTVTETKKSPGEMAHTLSCLSLLEAASVSGDDNLEDDYVV; from the exons ATGTCCACTGAACGGACTTCTTGGACAAGTTTGTCCACTATTCAGAAAATAGCACTGGGCCTCGGGATCCCAGCCAGTGCAGTGGTTGCCTATATCCTATACCGCAGATATAGGGAAAGCAGAG AAGAGCGGCTGACGTTTGTTGGGGAGGATGACATCGAGATAGAGATGCGAGTCCCCCAGGAGGCTGTGAAGCTCATCATTGGCCGGCAAGGAGCCAATATTAAACAG CTACGAAAACAGACAGGTGCTCGGATCGATGTGGACACAGAGGATGTAGGAGATGAGCGGGTGCTGCTTATCAGTGGTTTTCCTGTTCAG GCCTCGGGAGCCAAAATAAACTGTGACAAAGAATCAGAGGGGACATTGCTACTATCAAGACTTATAAAAATCTCAGGAACACAGAAGGAGGTGGCAGCAGCTAAG CATTTGATACTGGAGAAAGTTTCAGAAGATGAAGAACTTAGGAAGAGAATTGCTCATTCTGCAGAAACCAGAGTCCCACGGAAGCAGCCAATCAGCGTAAGAAGAGAGGAAGTGACAGAGCCAGCTGGGGCTGGAAAGCCAGCTTTATGGAAAAACACTGGCACTAGCTTGGAGCAGGCTGCACCTCTGGCAGTTCCTCCCCACAAAGGAGGTGGCGACACGTCTGTTGTAGGACCAGAAGAGCGTTCCTGCAGGAAACCTAATGATGACAACCTTCAGAAGTTTGGAGCCCAGACCAGTCCAGAGACATCCATGTTTGAAA TCCCCAGTCCAGACTTCAGTTTCCATGCTGATGAATTCCTAGAAGTCTATGTCTCTGCCTCTGAACATCCTAACCACTTCTGGATCCAAATCGTTGGCTCCCGCAGCCTGCAACTGGATAAGCTTGTCAGGGAGATGACCCAGCACTATGAAAACAGTCTG CCTGAAGACTTGACTGTGCATGTAGGAGACATTGTCGCAGCACCTTTACCTACAAATGGTTCATGGTATCGAGCCCGGGTCCTTGGCACCTTGGAGAATGGGAACCTGGACCTCTACTTCGTTGACTTTGGAGATAATGGATATTGTCCACTGAGAGACCTCAGGGTGCTCAG gaGTGACTTCCTAAGCCTTCCATTTCAAGCAATAGAGTGTAGTCTGGCACGGATAGCCCCCTCAG GTGAACAATGGGAAGAGGAAGCTTTGGATGAGTTTGACAGACTCACTCACTGTGCTGGGTGGAAGCCCCTGGTGGCCAAGATCTCTAGCTACGTCCAGTCTGGGATCTCAACTTGGCCCAAGATCCACTTATACGACACTAGCGATGGGAAG AAACTTGATATTGGGTTAGAATTAGTTCGTAAAGGATACGCAGTTGAGCTTCCTGAAGACATGGAAGAAAACAGAGCCGTCCCAGTAACGTTGCACAATGTG GCCACAGAAACAGATGTCTCTCTCCGCAGCACGGTCACTGAGACCAAGAAGAGCCCTGGAGAGATGGCACATACCCTGTCCTGCCTCAGTTTATTAG AAGCTGCCTCTGTGTCTGGTGATGATAACCTTGAAGATGACTACGTAGTCTGA